From Chryseobacterium tructae, one genomic window encodes:
- the infA gene encoding translation initiation factor IF-1: MAKQKHIEQDGVITEALSNAQFRVELENGHILIAHISGKMRMHYIKLLPGDKVKLEMSPYDLTKGRITFRY, translated from the coding sequence ATGGCAAAACAAAAACATATTGAACAAGACGGCGTTATAACGGAAGCACTTTCGAACGCTCAGTTCCGTGTAGAACTTGAAAATGGGCATATTCTTATTGCTCATATTTCTGGTAAAATGCGAATGCACTATATTAAACTTTTACCTGGTGATAAGGTAAAACTAGAAATGTCTCCCTATGATTTAACAAAAGGGAGGATCACATTTAGATATTAA
- the secY gene encoding preprotein translocase subunit SecY, which translates to MKEFIQTLKNIWSLKELRDKILFTLGIILVYRFASYISLPAINLAEVGDLLEHYKNQGGNKQGAGLLGLLSSFTGGAFSHASVMALGIMPYISASIIVQLMGMAIPYLQKLQKDGESGRNTLNQITRWLTIGVCLVQAPSYLTSITQLFLPYAQFQSAYFVEPNSIMFWLPSIVILVGGSVFAMWLGEKITDKGIGNGISILIMVGILSRLPEAFVQEMAVQNGKGGMGSIMILIEVLFWMLVVLLAVILSVAVRKIPIQYVSRAQARGGVNKNLMQGARQWIPLKVNAAGVMPIIFAQALMFVPGLLTKFDESNTFLAGFKNVFSWQYNVLFALLIIIFSFFYTAITIPVNQMADDLKRNGGLVPKVRPGKETADYLDDILSKITLPGAIFLSIFAVLPAIVHGSFVQTDAFALFFGGTSLLIMVGVILDTVQQINTYLLNHHYDGLMQSKLSRTTGY; encoded by the coding sequence ATGAAAGAATTTATACAAACACTTAAAAATATTTGGAGTCTTAAAGAGCTTAGAGATAAAATTCTCTTCACTTTAGGTATAATCCTTGTGTATAGATTCGCATCTTATATTTCACTTCCAGCAATTAACCTTGCAGAAGTGGGAGATCTCTTAGAGCATTATAAAAATCAAGGCGGTAACAAGCAAGGAGCAGGTCTCCTTGGCTTGCTTTCGTCGTTTACGGGGGGAGCTTTCAGCCACGCTTCCGTAATGGCGTTGGGAATCATGCCTTATATTTCTGCTTCTATTATTGTTCAGTTGATGGGGATGGCTATTCCTTATCTTCAGAAGCTTCAGAAAGATGGAGAGTCAGGTAGAAATACATTGAACCAAATTACAAGATGGTTAACGATTGGAGTTTGTCTGGTACAGGCACCTTCTTACTTAACTTCTATTACTCAATTATTCTTACCGTATGCTCAGTTCCAATCTGCATATTTTGTAGAACCAAATTCGATTATGTTCTGGTTGCCAAGTATTGTAATCTTGGTAGGTGGTTCAGTATTCGCAATGTGGTTAGGTGAAAAGATTACCGATAAGGGAATCGGAAATGGTATCTCTATCCTGATTATGGTGGGGATTCTTTCAAGATTACCTGAGGCATTCGTACAGGAGATGGCCGTGCAGAACGGAAAAGGAGGAATGGGATCTATCATGATCCTTATCGAAGTATTATTCTGGATGTTGGTAGTTCTTTTAGCAGTGATTTTATCAGTTGCTGTTAGAAAAATTCCTATTCAGTATGTAAGCAGAGCTCAAGCAAGAGGAGGTGTAAACAAGAATCTTATGCAGGGCGCAAGACAATGGATTCCATTGAAAGTAAATGCTGCTGGTGTAATGCCGATTATCTTTGCTCAGGCATTGATGTTCGTACCAGGATTATTAACAAAATTCGACGAGTCCAACACTTTTCTTGCAGGTTTCAAGAATGTTTTTAGCTGGCAATACAACGTATTGTTTGCGCTATTAATTATTATCTTCTCGTTTTTCTATACTGCAATTACAATTCCGGTGAACCAAATGGCTGATGATTTGAAGAGAAATGGAGGTTTAGTACCGAAAGTAAGACCCGGAAAAGAGACAGCAGATTACTTAGATGATATTTTATCAAAAATTACCTTGCCAGGTGCAATTTTTTTATCTATCTTTGCAGTCCTTCCAGCAATTGTGCATGGAAGCTTTGTTCAGACAGATGCGTTCGCCCTATTTTTCGGGGGAACGTCACTATTAATTATGGTGGGTGTAATTTTAGATACAGTTCAACAGATTAATACTTATCTGCTGAACCATCATTATGATGGCTTAATGCAGTCTAAACTGTCTAGAACGACTGGATATTAA
- the rplO gene encoding 50S ribosomal protein L15 → MNLNNIQPAAGSTFNSKRIGRGQGTGKGGTSTKGHKGQKARAGYSQKIGFEGGQMPLQRRLPKFGFKNVNRKEFRGVNLDTIQTLIENKSITGDITKEVLVANGIVSKNELVKIMGRGELKSAVSISADKFTKSAEELIAKAGGKAITL, encoded by the coding sequence ATGAATTTAAACAATATACAACCAGCAGCAGGTTCTACTTTCAATTCAAAAAGAATTGGTAGAGGACAAGGTACTGGAAAAGGAGGTACTTCAACAAAAGGACACAAAGGTCAGAAAGCTAGAGCTGGTTATTCTCAGAAGATCGGTTTCGAAGGTGGACAGATGCCTTTACAAAGAAGATTACCTAAATTCGGATTCAAAAACGTAAACAGAAAAGAGTTTAGAGGGGTGAACCTTGATACTATCCAGACTTTAATCGAGAACAAATCCATCACTGGAGATATCACGAAAGAAGTTTTAGTAGCAAACGGTATCGTTTCTAAAAACGAATTAGTGAAAATTATGGGTAGAGGAGAATTGAAATCTGCGGTTTCAATCTCTGCTGATAAATTCACGAAATCTGCTGAAGAGCTTATTGCTAAGGCAGGTGGAAAAGCAATTACCTTATAA
- the rpmD gene encoding 50S ribosomal protein L30 — translation MATIKVKQVRSAIGRTKTQKRTLEALGLKKLHQVVEHEATPSILGMIAAVGHLLEVQK, via the coding sequence ATGGCAACAATTAAAGTAAAGCAAGTAAGAAGCGCTATTGGTAGAACAAAAACCCAAAAGAGAACGCTTGAAGCATTAGGATTAAAAAAACTTCACCAAGTTGTAGAGCACGAAGCTACTCCTTCCATCTTAGGAATGATAGCTGCTGTAGGTCACTTACTAGAAGTTCAAAAATAA
- the rpsE gene encoding 30S ribosomal protein S5, which yields MLGLDNIERVKPGGLELKDRLVAVNRVTKVTKGGRAFGFSAIVVVGNEEGIIGFGLGKSKEVASAIAKAVEDAKKNLVKVPVMNHTIPHQTTARYGGADIFLRPASHGTGLIAGGAVRAVLESAGIHDILSKSKGSSNPHNVVKATFKALLDIRRPEEIARMRGVSLSKVFNG from the coding sequence ATGTTAGGACTAGATAATATAGAAAGAGTAAAACCGGGAGGATTAGAATTAAAAGATCGTCTCGTAGCTGTTAACAGAGTAACAAAAGTAACAAAAGGGGGTAGAGCTTTCGGATTTTCTGCTATTGTTGTAGTAGGAAATGAAGAAGGTATTATCGGTTTCGGTTTAGGAAAATCTAAAGAGGTTGCTTCTGCAATTGCTAAAGCAGTTGAAGACGCTAAGAAAAACCTTGTTAAAGTTCCTGTAATGAACCACACTATTCCTCACCAAACTACTGCTAGATACGGTGGTGCAGATATCTTCTTAAGACCTGCTTCTCACGGTACAGGACTTATCGCCGGTGGTGCGGTAAGAGCAGTATTGGAATCAGCTGGTATTCACGATATCCTTTCAAAATCTAAAGGATCTTCTAACCCTCACAACGTAGTGAAAGCTACTTTCAAAGCGTTATTAGACATCAGAAGACCTGAAGAGATCGCTAGAATGAGAGGAGTTTCTCTAAGTAAAGTGTTTAACGGTTAA
- the rplR gene encoding 50S ribosomal protein L18: MALSKLEKRIRIKRRVRGKISGSSELPRLSVYKSNKEIYAQLIDDKNGKTLASASSREKGVDAKGTKTEISAAVGKAIAAKAIAAGIESIVFDRNGFVYHGRVKALADGAREGGLKF, translated from the coding sequence ATGGCATTAAGTAAATTAGAAAAAAGAATAAGAATCAAAAGAAGAGTAAGAGGGAAAATCTCTGGATCTTCTGAATTGCCAAGATTATCTGTATACAAAAGTAATAAGGAAATTTACGCTCAGTTAATCGACGATAAAAATGGTAAAACTTTAGCATCAGCTTCTTCTAGAGAGAAAGGTGTAGACGCTAAAGGTACTAAAACTGAAATTTCTGCTGCTGTTGGTAAAGCTATCGCTGCTAAAGCTATCGCTGCAGGAATCGAAAGTATTGTATTTGACAGAAACGGTTTCGTTTACCACGGTAGAGTAAAAGCTCTAGCTGATGGTGCGAGAGAAGGTGGACTTAAATTCTAA
- the rplF gene encoding 50S ribosomal protein L6 translates to MSRIGKAIITIPAGVTITENNGVVTVKGAKGELSQELTAGITLEQKEGELNVNRPSDSKQHKALHGLYRALIANMIVGVTEGFEKKLELVGVGYRASHTGQKLELALGFSHGIVLELPSEVKVDTLTEKGKNPIITLASHDKQLLGMVTAKIRSFRKPEPYKGKGVRFVGEIVRRKAGKSA, encoded by the coding sequence ATGTCAAGAATTGGTAAAGCAATTATAACAATTCCAGCTGGAGTTACAATCACTGAAAACAATGGTGTAGTAACTGTAAAAGGAGCGAAAGGAGAACTTTCTCAAGAGCTTACAGCAGGAATTACTTTAGAACAGAAAGAGGGTGAACTTAACGTAAACAGACCATCTGATTCTAAACAACACAAAGCGCTTCACGGTTTATACAGAGCGTTAATCGCCAACATGATCGTTGGTGTAACTGAAGGTTTCGAAAAGAAACTGGAACTAGTAGGGGTAGGATACAGAGCTTCTCACACAGGTCAAAAACTTGAGTTAGCTTTAGGATTCTCTCACGGTATCGTATTAGAACTTCCAAGTGAAGTAAAAGTTGATACATTGACTGAAAAAGGTAAAAACCCAATTATTACTTTAGCGTCTCACGACAAGCAACTTCTAGGAATGGTGACTGCAAAGATCCGTTCTTTCAGAAAGCCTGAGCCATACAAAGGAAAAGGTGTAAGATTCGTAGGAGAAATTGTTAGACGTAAAGCTGGTAAATCTGCTTAA
- the rpsH gene encoding 30S ribosomal protein S8 gives MVTDPISDFLTRVRNAQSAGHKVVEIPASKIKKEITKILFDQGYILNYKFEDNAVQGVIKIALKYDKQTNKPAIKSIQRASRPGLRQYKGSTELPRVLNGLGISIISTSKGVMTDKKAREEKVGGEVICYVY, from the coding sequence ATGGTAACAGATCCAATTTCAGATTTCCTAACAAGAGTAAGGAACGCACAAAGCGCAGGCCACAAAGTGGTGGAAATTCCTGCATCGAAAATCAAAAAGGAGATTACTAAGATCCTATTTGATCAAGGGTATATCTTAAACTACAAGTTTGAAGATAACGCTGTTCAAGGAGTGATCAAAATCGCTTTAAAGTACGATAAGCAAACTAACAAACCTGCTATTAAGTCTATTCAAAGAGCTTCAAGACCAGGTTTGAGACAGTACAAAGGTTCTACTGAACTTCCAAGAGTACTAAACGGTTTGGGTATTTCTATCATCTCTACTTCTAAAGGAGTAATGACTGACAAGAAAGCTAGAGAAGAGAAAGTAGGCGGTGAAGTAATCTGCTATGTTTATTAA
- the rpsN gene encoding 30S ribosomal protein S14, with protein MAKESMKARERKREALVAKYAAKRQALKEAGDYEGLQKLPKNASPVRLHNRCKLTGRPRGYMRTFGISRVTFREMANSGLIPGVRKASW; from the coding sequence ATGGCTAAAGAATCAATGAAAGCGCGTGAGCGCAAAAGAGAAGCACTAGTTGCTAAATACGCTGCTAAAAGACAAGCTCTTAAAGAAGCTGGTGATTACGAAGGACTTCAAAAATTGCCTAAAAATGCTTCTCCTGTAAGATTACACAACAGATGTAAACTAACAGGGAGACCAAGAGGATACATGAGAACGTTTGGTATTTCCAGAGTAACTTTCAGAGAAATGGCTAACAGCGGTCTTATCCCAGGTGTAAGAAAAGCTAGTTGGTAA
- the rplE gene encoding 50S ribosomal protein L5 has protein sequence MEFIARPKKIYKETIVPAMMEEFGYKSIMQVPRLEKIVVSQGLGDATADKKIIDYAVEELTNITGQKAVGTISKKDEAAFKLRKGMPVGAKVTLRAQRMYEFLDRLTSSALPRIRDFSGIKADGFDGRGNYNLGITEQIIFPEIVIDKVKKIQGMDITFVTTAKTDKEAKALLTHFGLPFKKN, from the coding sequence ATGGAATTTATAGCAAGACCCAAAAAAATATACAAAGAGACAATTGTTCCTGCAATGATGGAAGAATTCGGGTATAAGTCAATCATGCAAGTACCTAGATTAGAGAAAATCGTTGTATCACAAGGTTTAGGTGACGCTACTGCAGATAAGAAAATTATCGATTATGCAGTAGAAGAATTAACAAACATCACAGGTCAGAAAGCAGTAGGTACAATCTCTAAGAAAGACGAAGCTGCATTCAAATTGAGAAAAGGAATGCCTGTAGGTGCAAAAGTAACTTTGAGAGCTCAGAGAATGTATGAGTTCTTAGACAGACTTACTTCTTCTGCTTTACCACGTATCAGAGATTTCTCTGGTATCAAAGCAGATGGTTTCGATGGTAGAGGTAACTACAACTTAGGTATTACTGAGCAAATTATCTTCCCTGAAATCGTAATTGACAAAGTGAAAAAAATCCAAGGGATGGACATCACTTTCGTAACAACTGCGAAAACAGATAAAGAAGCTAAAGCATTATTAACTCACTTCGGTTTACCATTTAAAAAGAACTAA
- the rplN gene encoding 50S ribosomal protein L14 → MLQTESRLKVADNTGAKEVLVIRVLGGTRRRYASVGDKIVVTIKDSTPSGNAKKGQVSKAVVVRTKKAVRRKDGSYIKFDDNACVLLNAAGEMRGTRVFGPVARELRDKEYMKIISLAPEVL, encoded by the coding sequence ATGTTACAAACAGAATCAAGATTAAAAGTTGCTGATAACACAGGTGCTAAAGAAGTACTAGTGATCAGAGTTCTGGGAGGAACCAGAAGAAGATATGCTTCAGTTGGTGATAAAATCGTTGTTACGATCAAAGATTCTACACCATCAGGAAACGCAAAAAAAGGTCAGGTATCTAAAGCTGTAGTAGTAAGAACTAAAAAAGCAGTAAGAAGAAAAGATGGTTCATACATCAAATTCGACGACAATGCTTGTGTATTACTAAACGCAGCAGGAGAAATGAGAGGAACGCGTGTTTTCGGACCAGTTGCTCGTGAGTTGAGAGACAAAGAATATATGAAAATCATTTCATTAGCTCCTGAAGTACTTTAA
- the rpsQ gene encoding 30S ribosomal protein S17 produces the protein MDRNLRKERIGVVSSNKMEKTIVVSETTRVKHPMYGKFVLKTKKYTAHDENNECTEGDTVLIQETRPMSKSKRWRLVRIIEKAK, from the coding sequence ATGGATAGAAATTTAAGAAAAGAAAGAATCGGAGTGGTTTCCAGCAATAAAATGGAAAAAACTATTGTTGTTAGTGAAACTACAAGAGTAAAGCACCCGATGTACGGTAAATTCGTTTTGAAAACGAAAAAATATACTGCACACGACGAGAACAACGAATGCACAGAAGGTGATACAGTTTTGATCCAAGAAACTAGACCTATGAGCAAGAGCAAGAGATGGAGATTAGTAAGAATCATTGAAAAAGCTAAGTAA
- the rpmC gene encoding 50S ribosomal protein L29: MKNADIKNLSAGDIQNQLTEAKAQYSKLKLAHAISPIENPIQIKDLRKTIARLNTELTNKQ, translated from the coding sequence ATGAAAAATGCTGATATTAAAAATTTAAGCGCGGGTGATATTCAAAATCAATTAACTGAAGCAAAAGCTCAATATTCTAAATTGAAATTGGCTCATGCAATCAGCCCAATTGAAAACCCGATTCAAATCAAAGATTTGAGAAAAACAATCGCTAGACTAAATACTGAGTTAACTAACAAACAATAA
- the rplP gene encoding 50S ribosomal protein L16, producing the protein MLQPKRTKFRRVHKMKMKGNAQRGSQLAYGTFGIKATEGAWITARQIEAARIAATRYMKREGQLWIKIFPDKPITKKPAEVRMGKGKGAVEYWVAVVKPGKIMFEIGGVPYDIAKEALRLAAQKLPVVTKFIVANDFVKPL; encoded by the coding sequence ATGTTACAACCAAAAAGAACCAAATTCCGTAGAGTTCACAAGATGAAGATGAAGGGGAATGCCCAAAGAGGTAGTCAACTTGCATACGGAACTTTTGGGATCAAAGCGACGGAAGGAGCTTGGATTACAGCAAGACAAATTGAAGCGGCTCGTATTGCTGCGACAAGATACATGAAGAGAGAAGGTCAACTATGGATCAAAATCTTCCCAGATAAGCCAATTACTAAAAAACCAGCGGAAGTACGTATGGGTAAAGGTAAAGGTGCTGTTGAATACTGGGTAGCTGTAGTAAAACCAGGTAAAATTATGTTTGAAATCGGAGGAGTACCTTACGATATCGCTAAGGAAGCTTTAAGACTTGCTGCACAGAAATTACCAGTAGTTACTAAATTCATCGTTGCTAACGATTTTGTTAAACCTTTATAA
- the rpsC gene encoding 30S ribosomal protein S3, which translates to MGQKTNPIGNRLGIIRGWDSNWFGGNDYGDRIAEDYKIRRYLEARLSKGGISKIYIERTLKLVTVTITTARPGLIIGKGGQEVDKLKEELKKLTGKDIQINIFEIKRPELDAVLVADSISKQIENRISYRRAVKMAMASTMRMGAEGIKVQISGRLNGAEMARSESFKEGRIPLSTFRADIDYHWAEAHTTYGRLGVKVWIMKGEVYGKRELSPLVGQQKKGGQSDRGNRGGDRDNRRPRKNNNNNNNN; encoded by the coding sequence ATGGGACAGAAGACAAATCCAATTGGTAATAGATTAGGTATCATCAGAGGATGGGATTCTAACTGGTTTGGTGGAAACGATTATGGAGACAGAATCGCTGAAGACTACAAAATCAGAAGATACCTTGAGGCTAGATTATCTAAAGGTGGTATTTCAAAAATCTATATTGAAAGAACACTTAAATTAGTAACAGTTACAATCACTACTGCTAGACCGGGACTTATCATCGGTAAAGGAGGTCAGGAAGTTGATAAATTGAAAGAAGAATTGAAGAAACTTACAGGTAAGGATATTCAAATCAACATCTTCGAAATCAAAAGACCTGAATTAGATGCTGTACTAGTTGCTGATAGTATTTCTAAGCAAATTGAAAACAGAATTTCTTACAGAAGAGCTGTTAAAATGGCAATGGCAAGTACTATGAGAATGGGTGCTGAAGGTATCAAAGTTCAAATCTCTGGTAGATTGAACGGAGCTGAAATGGCAAGATCAGAATCTTTCAAAGAAGGAAGAATTCCATTGTCTACTTTCAGAGCTGATATTGATTACCACTGGGCAGAAGCTCACACTACTTACGGTAGATTAGGAGTGAAAGTTTGGATCATGAAAGGTGAAGTTTACGGTAAAAGAGAACTTTCTCCACTAGTGGGACAACAGAAAAAAGGAGGTCAGTCAGACAGAGGAAACAGAGGTGGAGACAGAGACAACAGAAGACCTAGAAAAAACAACAACAATAACAATAATAATTAA
- the rpsS gene encoding 30S ribosomal protein S19 translates to MARSLKKGPFIHHTLDKKVQANIESGKKTVIKTWSRASMISPDFVGQTIAVHNGKSFIPVYVTENMVGHKLGEFSPTRSFRGHGGNKNKGSR, encoded by the coding sequence ATGGCAAGATCACTTAAGAAAGGACCGTTCATTCATCATACTTTAGATAAGAAGGTTCAGGCAAATATAGAGTCTGGTAAGAAGACAGTTATCAAAACTTGGTCTAGAGCATCGATGATCTCTCCGGACTTCGTAGGACAAACTATTGCAGTACACAACGGGAAATCTTTTATCCCTGTATATGTTACAGAAAACATGGTTGGTCACAAGTTAGGCGAATTTTCTCCAACAAGATCTTTCAGAGGTCATGGTGGTAACAAAAACAAAGGAAGCAGATAA
- the rplB gene encoding 50S ribosomal protein L2, whose translation MSVRKLKPITPGQRFRIVNNFEEITTNKPEKSLTVGIKKSGGRNQTGKMTMRYTGGGHKKKYRIIDFKRNKANVEATVKSVEYDPNRTAFIALLEYADGEKRYIIAPNGIKVDQKVISGESVEPNVGNAMKLKNIPLGTVISCVEMKPGQGAILARSAGSSAQLTSRDGKYAIIKLPSGESRMILTECYAMIGSVSNSDHQLTVSGKAGRSRWLGRRPRTRAVVMNPVDHPMGGGEGRSSGGHPRSRNGMPSKGYKTRKKNKVSNRYIVSKRK comes from the coding sequence ATGTCTGTTAGAAAATTAAAACCTATCACCCCGGGACAGAGATTCAGAATTGTAAACAATTTTGAGGAAATTACTACCAACAAACCAGAGAAATCTCTAACAGTTGGTATTAAAAAGTCAGGTGGACGTAACCAAACAGGTAAAATGACCATGCGTTACACCGGAGGTGGACACAAAAAGAAATACAGAATTATTGACTTCAAAAGAAACAAAGCAAACGTTGAAGCCACTGTAAAATCTGTAGAATACGATCCAAACAGAACTGCATTTATCGCTTTATTAGAGTATGCTGACGGAGAGAAGAGATATATCATCGCTCCAAACGGTATCAAAGTTGATCAGAAAGTAATTTCTGGTGAAAGCGTAGAACCAAATGTAGGGAACGCAATGAAGTTGAAAAACATTCCTTTAGGTACTGTTATTTCTTGTGTTGAAATGAAACCTGGTCAAGGTGCAATTTTAGCAAGAAGTGCTGGTTCTTCAGCTCAATTAACTTCTAGAGATGGAAAATATGCAATCATCAAATTGCCTTCAGGAGAATCAAGAATGATCCTTACTGAATGTTATGCAATGATTGGATCAGTTTCTAACTCTGACCACCAGTTAACTGTATCAGGTAAGGCTGGTAGAAGCAGATGGTTAGGTAGAAGACCAAGAACAAGAGCGGTTGTAATGAACCCAGTAGATCACCCAATGGGAGGTGGTGAAGGACGTTCTTCAGGAGGTCACCCAAGATCTAGAAACGGTATGCCGTCTAAAGGTTACAAAACTAGAAAGAAAAACAAAGTGTCTAACCGTTACATCGTATCTAAAAGAAAATAA
- the rplW gene encoding 50S ribosomal protein L23, translating into MSVIIKPVISEKANYLTDLRGTYSFLVNPKSNKIQIKKAVEAAYGVKVADVNTMIYAPKVSSKYTKKGLQVGKTNKLKKAVIKLVEGEVIDIFAVN; encoded by the coding sequence ATGTCAGTTATTATTAAACCAGTTATTTCAGAAAAGGCTAACTACCTTACAGATTTAAGAGGTACTTATTCTTTCTTAGTTAACCCTAAGTCGAATAAAATCCAGATTAAAAAAGCTGTAGAAGCAGCTTATGGTGTAAAAGTAGCAGACGTTAACACAATGATTTATGCTCCGAAGGTTTCTTCAAAATACACTAAAAAAGGTCTTCAAGTAGGAAAGACAAACAAATTGAAAAAAGCGGTAATTAAACTTGTTGAAGGTGAGGTTATCGATATTTTTGCTGTAAATTAA
- the rplD gene encoding 50S ribosomal protein L4 gives MELVVLNTSGKETGRKVTLDETVFGIEPNQHAVYLEVKQYLAAQRQGTHKAKERSEITASTKKLKKQKGSGSARYGDIKSPTFRGGGRVFGPKPRDYRFKLNKALKRLAKKSVLSQKMRDNSIKVLEDVSFDAPKTKDFINVLSALELNGKKSLFVLPEANKNVYLSSRNLPKTKVMNFNEISSYDLVNAGEIIFFEGAVEKFQENLKK, from the coding sequence ATGGAACTAGTAGTATTAAATACATCAGGAAAAGAGACCGGAAGAAAAGTAACTCTAGACGAAACAGTATTCGGAATTGAGCCAAATCAGCACGCGGTTTACTTAGAAGTTAAACAGTATCTTGCTGCACAAAGACAGGGTACTCATAAAGCAAAAGAAAGAAGCGAAATTACTGCTTCTACTAAAAAGCTTAAGAAGCAAAAAGGATCAGGATCTGCTAGATATGGTGATATCAAATCTCCAACTTTCAGAGGTGGAGGTAGAGTATTCGGACCAAAACCAAGAGACTACAGATTCAAATTGAACAAAGCTCTTAAGAGATTAGCTAAGAAATCTGTTTTATCTCAAAAAATGAGAGACAACAGCATTAAAGTTTTAGAAGATGTGAGCTTTGATGCTCCTAAGACTAAAGATTTCATCAATGTATTAAGTGCATTGGAACTTAACGGTAAAAAATCTTTATTCGTTCTTCCTGAAGCTAACAAGAATGTGTATTTATCTTCAAGAAACTTACCTAAAACTAAAGTAATGAACTTCAACGAAATTAGTTCTTATGATTTAGTAAATGCTGGTGAGATCATTTTCTTCGAAGGTGCAGTTGAAAAATTCCAGGAAAATTTAAAGAAATAA
- the rplC gene encoding 50S ribosomal protein L3, protein MSGIIGKKIGMTSLFNEEGKNIPCTVIQAGPCSVLQVRTLEKDGYKAVQLGFDDKSEKNVGKALAGHFKKAGSAPKAKLVEFYREFVDEVKVGEEVKVDLFTEGEYVDVTGTSKGKGFQGVVKRHGFGGVMQATHGQHNRLRAPGSIGAGSDPSRVFKGMRMAGRMGGEQVTVQNLQVLKVDQEQNLLVVKGAVPGAKNSYVIIRKWN, encoded by the coding sequence ATGTCAGGTATTATTGGTAAAAAAATCGGTATGACGTCTTTGTTTAACGAAGAAGGGAAAAACATTCCTTGTACAGTTATTCAGGCTGGTCCATGCTCGGTTTTACAGGTCAGAACCTTAGAAAAAGACGGTTATAAAGCTGTTCAGTTAGGTTTCGATGACAAGAGTGAGAAGAACGTTGGTAAAGCGTTAGCTGGCCATTTTAAAAAGGCTGGTTCTGCTCCTAAAGCTAAATTAGTTGAATTCTATAGAGAATTCGTTGATGAAGTAAAAGTAGGAGAAGAAGTAAAAGTTGATCTATTCACTGAAGGTGAATATGTTGACGTAACAGGAACTTCAAAAGGTAAAGGCTTCCAGGGTGTTGTTAAAAGACACGGATTTGGAGGTGTAATGCAGGCAACTCATGGTCAGCACAACAGACTTAGAGCTCCAGGTTCTATCGGTGCTGGATCTGACCCTTCAAGAGTATTCAAAGGGATGAGAATGGCTGGAAGAATGGGAGGTGAGCAGGTAACTGTTCAAAACCTTCAAGTGTTAAAAGTTGATCAAGAACAAAATCTTTTAGTAGTAAAAGGTGCTGTTCCGGGAGCTAAAAATTCTTATGTAATTATCAGAAAATGGAACTAG